The genomic DNA GAACTCGCCCGCCGGTACCCCGGCGACCCCGGCACCCGCCAGCCCGTGCACACCGTCTACGTCCCCGCCGACGCCTTCGGCGCCCGTACCGTACGGGAGTGGGGCCGCCGGGCCCTCGACGCCCTCGACGCGCACGCGCCGGACGCCGGCGTGCTCGCCGCCGCGCTCGGGCTGCCGGCCGGGGCGGCGGCGGAGGTCTACGACCGGGTGCGCGCGAAGCTCGCGCGCGAGCCGGTCGAGGATCTGCGCGTCGACTTCGAGGACGGCTACGGGCCGCGCCCCGACGACGAGGAGGACGCCGCCGCGGTGGCCGCCGCCCGGCTCGTCGCGGACGCCGTCGCCGCCGGCGGCGCGCCGCCGTACGCCGGCATCCGCGCCAAGTGCCTGGAGGCCGCCGTCCGCGACCGCGGCATCCGCACGCTCGACCTCTTCCTCACCGCGCTGCTGCGGGCGGGCGGCGGCACGCTGCCGGACGGGCTGGTGCTGACGCTGCCGAAGGTCACGTACCCGGAGCAGGTGAGCGCGATGGCGGCGCTGCTGGGGGAATTCGAGCGGGTACACGGCCTCGCGGCCGGGCGGCTCGGCTTCGAGATCCAGATCGAGACGACGCAGGCGATCCTCGGCGCGGACGGCCGTGCCACGGTCGCGCGGATGATCGACGCGGCCGGCGGGCGGGCGACGGGGCTGCACTACGGCACGTTCGACTACAGCGCGGCGTGCGGGGTGAGCGCGGCGCACCAGTCGATGGACCACCCGGTGGCGGACCACGCGAAGGCCGTGATGCAGGCGGCCGCGGCGGGCACGGGCGTACGGCTCTCCGACGGCTCGACGAACGTGCTGCCGGTGGGCGGCACGGCGCAGGTGCACGCGGCGTGGCGGCTGCACTACGGCCTGGTGCGGCGGTCGTTGGCGCGCGCGTACTACCAGGGCTGGGACATGCACCCGGGCCACCTGCCGACGCGGTACGCGGCGGTGTACGCGTTCTACCGCGAGGGCCTGGACGCGGCGTGCGCCAGGCTGACGGCGTACGCGGGGCGCGCGGGCGGGGCGGGGGCCGGTGCGGTACTCGACGAGCCCGCGACGGCGCGGGCGCTGAGCGGCTACCTGCTGCGGGGCCTGGACTGCGGGGCGGTGGACGAGGCGGAGGTCACGGACCGAACGGGCCTGGGACGTACGGAACTCGACACGCTGGCGGGCCGTCGGCCGCGGGGGTGAGACGGAGGCGCCGCCGGTGGCCGGGCGAGGCGGGCCCGCGGGACCGGCCGGCTGCCGGACCGGCAGGGGATGCGAGCCGCTTCGCGGCGAGGACGGAACCTCGTTCCTCCTGCGGCAGTGAGCTGATGAGCTGCAGGAGTTCACGCCGCTCGGCAGCGGAAAGGCGCACCGCATCCATCACGAGGTCCGGTACCCACCGCTCGGCCGCGGCGTCCAACGGCGCCATATCGTCCGGGACCGCCGGCCCCGCAAGGATGAACAGATCGACGGCATGGAAACCCACGGCAGGCGCGATCCGCCGGAGCCGGCCCTCGCCAGGGGCTTCCCCCGCGAGCACCGCCCGGACCTCGTTGCCGTCAATCCGGCGCGACTGGCCAGCTCCTGCACACCGAGCCCTCCGGCGTCCAGCAACCACGCCGGCATCACGCCGGAACCGGGCTGCCCCGTCGCGCCCGCTGCCTCACTCATCTGCTGATTGAACAGGTGCGGAACTGAAGGGATCAAGGCGTCATCGCGTCCGAGGTTCGCGTGGAGTGGTCCCTGCGGGGAGACCTCTGGGGACATCGTCGAGGCGTCAAGGCGTCGGCGTCCCGAGCAGGCCGCGGTGGGCGAGGTTGGCGTACAGGGTGCGGATGCCCGCGTCCCACGGGGGTGCCTGCTCGCTGGTGGTGACCGTGTTGCGCAGGGTGCCGAGGAGGGGCGTCGAGATCTCCACCAGGTCGCCCTCCCGGTGGGTGAAGCCGCTGCCCGGGGCGCCGCGGTCGGCGGTGGGCGCGAAGAGCGTGCCGGTGAACAGCACGACGCCGTCCGGGTATTGATGGCGGCGGTTCACGGCCTGGGCGACCAGGGTCTCCAGCGGGCGGCTGATGCGCGCCATGTCGGACGAGTCGCGCAGGACGAAGCCGTCCTCACCCCGCACGGACAGGGCGATCGTCGCGTCGCGTACGGAGTCGACGGTGAAGGCGTCGTCGGTGAGGCGGACGAAGGGGCCGAGGGCGGTGGAGGCGTTGTTGTCCTTCGCCTGGGGCAGCAGCAGGGCGCTGCGGCCCTCGACATCGCGGAGGTTCACGTCGTTGCCGAGGGTGACGCCCGCGACGCGGCCGTCCGAGGCGACGACGAGGACCAACTCGGGCTCGGGGTTGTTCCATTCGGAAACCTCGGCCACGCCGATCCGAGCCCCGTACCCCACCGCGGACAGCACCGGGCCCTTGGTGAAGATCTCCGCGTCCGGCCCGAGGCCGACCTCCAGGTACTGCGACCACAGCCCCTGCTCCCGCAGCCACGCCAGCAGCTCGACGGCCTCCGGGCTGCCGGCCCGAACGGTCTCCAGCCGGGTGCCCAGCCGCGCGCCGATCCGCGCCCGGATCTCGTCCGCCGCGGCGGCGACGCCGCCCGCGCGCTCCTCGATGACCCGCTCCATCATGCTGTCCGCGAACGTCACCCCGGCGGCCTTGAGCACCTGCAGATCCACCGGCGCCAGCAGCCGCGCCCGCCCCGCGTCCCCGGCGGCCGTGGCCGCCAGCACTTCGCCCAGCGGCCAGCTCCGCCCACCCGCCGCCCCGCGGACGCGCCCGGCGGCGTCGGGGTGCTCCAGCAGATCCGAGACGGTCGGCCCGAGGGCGGTGACGTCGAGGAGGGCGTCGCCGCGGACGGTGACCAGACTCGGGCCGCCGTCGGCGGGGTCGAGCAGGCGCCCGACCAGCAGGGCGGCGTCCGCGTCGGCGGGCAGGACGTCGGCGGGAGCGGAGGGGATGTCACGGGTGGCCATGGGGTTCCGGCCTTTCTGTGCGCGTGGCGGCGGTGCTCGTACGGACTTCGCATGATGATCGGAACACACCCGCCGGGGAAAGGGGAGCCCCCGGTGGCCTGCCCGCCGTTGCGGACTTGAGGAGCCCTGCCAGGTGGTCCGCGACGTCCGGGTTGACGGGCGCGGCGTCAGCCGACCACCTGGACGCCGGGGATGTCCAGCCGAGTGATGGGTGTGCCGTCCGGGGTGTGGCGGCCCTCGAAGATCACCCGTTCAAGGTTCCCGAACCTTGAGAAGGCGCACCGGTCGGCCGAGAACACACATCGGTAAAGCTGCAGATGCCTCAGCGCAGGTGGGCCTCCTCGCACCTTCGCAAGCCACGCGCTCACGTTGCCGCCGACCAGGGTCAGGTTCGTCAGGCCGGTCAAGCCGTCAAGCTCTCGCAGCGGATGGACCGCTCCGGAGTGCCCGTAGTGCAGCGTCAGACCCGGCAAGCCGGTGAGGCCGGACAGCAGGCTCAGATCGGAGCTCTCGTCCACTCGGTGCAGGCCGAGGAAATCCAGCCTCGACAGCAACTCCGAGTCCTTCAGGTCGGTGGCCTCGGAACCTCGGAGGGTGAGAGCTTTCAAGCTCGGGAGTTCTTCCAGCACCTGCAACCCGGTCAACCGCGCCCCGCCGTACAAGTGGACCGCTTCAAGGTCGGGATGCGCTCGGAGCGCAGACAGGTCGCCTTCCGTCTCCAGGTGGCTCATGACCAGGTGGCGCAGCGGCGGAATGCGTGCGAGGAAGGCGAGGCCGTGTGCACGCGGGCGGACTTCGAGAAGACTCAGCGACCGCAACCGGTGTACGGCGTTGAGCTGACCGGAGCGGCTGACCCATACGTAACGGCCGGGCAGCGGCAGGCAGTTCAGAACGTGCTCGGCGTAGGCGCGCCACCCCGTCGCCGATCCCGGCGGTCCTGACCGGCAGTTCGGCCGCGGCCCGCTCCTCGAAGGGCGGCAGGCTGCGCACGGCACTCGACGCCGCCGGTGCCATTTCTGCCCGGCACGGTGCCCCGGATACCCGGCCACCGTACGGCTCCAGACTGCGCAGCAGCGAGGGTCGGAAACACCCGCTGAATCCCCACGGCGGTCTCGCTGCGGGGCACCGGGCAGACGACCGGTACCCGAATGCCCCCGGCCCGACGAAGCCGGGGATCCCAGCGGCTCAGCGCCCGAGCGTCACGGCACCGGCGGCTGTTCGCCCGAGCCGCGGGTGATCAGGCGGGTCGGCAGGACCAGCCGGTCCGGGTCGCCCACCGCGCCGTCCAGGCGCTGGAAGAGCCGGGCCGCCGCGCGGCGGCCCAGTTCCGCCGGGTCCTGGGCGACGACGGTGATCCCGGGGGAGAGCAGGTCGGCCAGCTCGAAGTCGTCGAACCCGACCAGCGCCGCCGTCCGCCCGCCCGCCGTCAGCGTCCGTACGGCCGTGACCGTGACCCGGTTGTTGCCCGTGAACAGGGCGGTCACCGGATCGGACCCCGACGTCATCCGTACGCACTCCGCCGCCACCCGCGCCGGCTCCGTGCTGCCCGGCGAGGTCCATCCCGCGGCCACCGGCAGCCCGGCGTCCGCCATCGCCGACCGGTAACCGCGCAGCCGTTCGGCGGCGGTGTGGATGCGGGGGTGGTCGCCGATGAAGCCGATCCTGCGGTGCCCGTGGCCGACGAGGTGCTCGACCGCCCGGCGGGCGCCACCGTAGTTGTCGGAGAGCACGGTGTCGGCGCTGATCCGCCCCGGCGGCCGGTCGACGAAGACGGCGGCCACGCCCGCGGCCAGCTCCGGCTCCAGATAGAGGTGGTCGGTGCTCGCCGGCACCACCACCAGCCCGTCCACGCGTCGCGCGCACAGCGCGAGCACCAACTCCTCCTCGCGTGCGGGGTCCTCGCCGCTGGAGCCGTGGATGAGCAGCGAGCCGTGTGCGCGGGCGACCTCCTCGACGGCCCCGCTGAGGGGCGCGTAGAACGGGTCGGCCAGGTCCTCCAGCACCAGCCCGACGGTGGCGGTGCGGCCCTTGCGCAGGATGCGGGCGCTGTCGTTGCGGCGGAAGCCGAGCGCGTCGATGGCCTCCCGCACCCGCCGCTCGGTCTCCTGCGTGACGCCGGGCTCGTCGTTGACCACCCGCGAGACGGTCTTGAGGCCGACGCCCGCGCGGGCGGCGACGTCCTTCATCGTCGGACGGCTGCCGTAGCGGGGCCGCTGCGGGCCGGTGAGGTGATCGGACACGCGCCTGATTCTAGGGGCTAGACAACGTTGTCACGGTACGGGCAGACTGTCCGCGCACCGCATCCGCCGCCCGCCCCGGCCCCCAGGAGACGTCACGATGGTCGCCGCCCAGCCGACCGAGCTCGTCGCCGCGCTCGACATCGGCGGTACGAAGACGGCCGCGGCCCTGGTCGACGTCGGCGGCCGGCTCCTCGCCCGGGCCCAGCGGCCCACGCCCGCCACCGCGGACGGCGCGACGATCGCCGCCGCCGTCACCGGCGCACTGCGCGACCTGGCCGCCGCCGACCCCGCGGGGTGGGCCCGCGCGACCGCCGTGGGCATCGGCAGCGCGGGACCCGTGGACGCCTCCGTGGGCACCGTCAGCCCCGTCAACATCCCCGGCTGGCGCGACTACCCGCTGGTGACCGCTGTCAGCGAGGCCGCCGGCGGGCTGCCCGTGGTGCTCGTCGGCGACGGCGTCGCCATGGCCGCCGGCGAGCACTGGCAGGGCGCCGCCCGCGGCCGGTCCGCGGCGCTGTGCATGGTCGTCTCCACCGGGGTCGGCGGCGGGCTCGTCCTCGACGGGCGCCCCTACCCGGGACCCACCGGCAACTCCGGGCACATCGGCCACATCTCCGTCGACCTCGACGGCGACCCGTGCCCCTGCGGCGGCCGCGGCTGCGTGGAGCGGATCGCCTCGGGGCCGAACATCGCCCGCCGCGCCCTCGCCGCCGGCTGGACCCCGGGCCCGGACGGCGACGACACCGCCGCCGGCGTCGCCGCCGCGGCCCGCGCAGGCGACCCCGTGGCGCTGGCCTCCTTCGACCGGGCCGCCAAGGCTCTGGCCGCGGGCATCGCCGCCACCGCGACGCTGGTCGAGATCGAGGCCGCGGTGATCGGCGGCGGCGTGGCGGCGGCAGGGGAGTTGCTGTTCGCGCCGGTACGGCAGCACCTGAAGGCGTACGCCGCGCTGTCGTACGCCGCGGACGTGGCGGTGGTCCCGGCGCATCTCGGTACGGACGCGGGTCTGATCGGCGCCGCCGCGGCGGCGGCGCAGAAGCTGGGCCTGCGGCGGTTCACCGCGTCCGGCTGACGGCCGGGTGCGGTGCGGGGCAGCGGCCCGGAGCGTACGGCAGCGGGTGCTGCTGGGCCGGTGCCCCGTCGGGCGGGTGCGGCGCCGCGCGCGTCAGGCGCGGCGGCGCACCCGCCCTCTTTCACGGCCGTACGCGGCGGAGCGTCAGCAGGTGAACTTCGCCTCCGCCCAGTCGCCGTGGTCGTAGTTCACGCCGTCGCCGCCGTCGGTGACGACCAGCCGTACGGTCTGCGCGTCGCCGATGTCCGCGGACAGCGGCTGCGCCGCCTTGTCGCCCGTCAGCACGCCGGAGTCCGCGACCTTGGCACCGTCCGCCCAGACCTCGAAGGACACCGAGCCGTTGGTCCCGGTCTCGTCGTCCACCCCGACCTGGGCGCTGAACGTCCCGCACTCCTCACCGGTGTAGAACCCGATGTCGCTGGCGGCGTGCACGCCCAGGCCCTTGGCGTACGCCTGACCGCCGATCGTGAGGGGCTTGCCGTCGCCCGCCGGCTGTTCGCCGACGCTGGTGTCCCGCTCCACCGGACCCCAGCCGTTGCCGGCCTCCAGCCACTCCCAGTCGCTCGCGTACGCCGTCCCGGCCGGTGGGCTCGCGACCACGTACGCCGCGCCCGCCGAGGTCAGCGACACCGTCTTTCCTGACGGTGCCGCGTACTCGGCGGAGAGCGGGAACTCCTGGCGGCCGGTACCGGCGCCCGCGGGGGCGGTGACCTGCCACGTGGTGGTCAGTTTGGCGCCCGGCTTGAGCTGTTTCGCGGTGGTGGGGGAGCCGGTCTCCACCTGCCAGCCCTCGGGGGCGTCGAAGGCGACGGTGACGTTCTTCGCCGCGGTGATGCCGGTGTTGCGGAACGTCGTCGTCACCTCGGCCTTCTCGCCCGCCTCGACGTACGGGGTCGCGTCGGCGCCGAACTCGGCGGCCGGCGGGTAGGAGCCGGCGCCGTCACCGGGCCAGACGCGGTACATCACGGTCCCGTGCGCGGGCACCGACGCGGAGATCTCGCCGCCGGTGTTGTAGTCCGCGTGCTGCCACAGGTCGCGCATCCGGTAGCCCTCCGCGGCCGGCAGTCCCACCGCCTCGGCGGTGGTGGAGATGCGCTGCGGCGCGTTCGACTCGTTGAAGAGCGCCACGGCGCGGCTGCCGTCCGCCATCTCCTTGGCGACGACCCACCGGCCGCCCTCGGAGGTGACCACGGCGCCCTGCTTGCCCAGCGGGTCCTGGTCGACGGCGATGACGTCCTTGTTCTCCAGGATCTCGAACGTCGCCTCGTCCGCGGTGCGCAGGTCGGAGCCGATGAGCAGCGGCGCCGCCATGATCGACCACATCGAGAAGTGCGTGCGGTACTCGGTGTCGGTCATGCCGCCGTTGCCGACCTCCAGCATGTCCGGGTCGTTCCACTGGCCCGGGCCGGCGTACTCGGCGAGCGGCAGGTTCTGCTTCATGATGCCGAGCATGCTGGACCAGTTGTCGCTGATGTCACCGGTCGTACGCCACAGGTGCCCGACGTCCGCGGCCCACTCCCACGGCTTGTTCTGGCCCCACTCGCAGATGCTGTAGACGATGGGCCGGCCGGTGGTCTCGGAGGCGGCCTTCAGCGCGTCGCGCATCTTGGTGTACCGCTGGATGGCGTCGACGCCCTGGTTGTTGCAGTTGTCGTACTTGAGGTAGTCGATGCCCCACTCCGCGAACTGCATCGCGTCGCTCTCCTCGTGCCCGAGGGCACCGGGGAAGCCGGCGGAGTTGCAGGTCTTGGTGCCGGCGCTGGTGTAGATGCCGATCTTCAGACCCTTGGAGTGGACGTAGTCGGCCACCGCCTTGATCCCGTCGGGGAAGCGCACCGGGTCGGGGACGAGCTTGCCGTCGGCGTCGCGCTGGGGGAGGGCCCAGCAGTCGTCGAGGTTCACGTACTCGTACCCGGCGTCCTTCAGGCCGCGCTCCACGAAGATGTCGGCGATGCCCTTGACCATCTCGTGGTCGAATTCCGCCCGGCAGTGGGTGGAGTTCCAGTTGTTGAAGCCCATCGGCGGGGTCTTCGCCAGCCCGTCGGGCAGCCGCATCTCCGGCTGCGCCGCCGGCTGGGCCGCAGGCTGAGCCCCGGGCTGAGCCCCGGGCTGGGCCGCAGGCTTCGCGGCGGCGGTCGCGCTCTGCGTCTGGGCTCCCGTGGGCGCCGCCGCGGCCGGCGCGGTGAGGACCGCGCACAGCGCGACCGCTCCCGCGGCACCGATCACCGCGCGCGCGTACGGCCTGGCGGCTCTTCGTGCGGATGGCAGTTTCCGCATCGGATCCACTCCTCTGGGTGGGGGTGCTGCGAACGTGTTGGGTCATGGACGCGTCACACGAGCGTTTACGGTAGAGCTTGTTCGCTTCTGTCGGAAGAGATGCGGTAACAGTTGGCTGACACTCGGTCAAAACCCTTGACAGTGCCCGTAGGTGGAGGTGTGATCCCACAATCTTCGTTCGGTTGTGTTTGGTTAACACTCCACGGAAGGGGAGCGATGAGCGCCTCATCTTCTGCCAGCAGGACTGTAGGCCGCCCCACCACCGCACCACCGATGACGCGCCGGAGTCTGCTGCGAGGAGCCGCTCTCGGCGCCGGCGCCGTCACCCTCCCGACCCTGCTCGCCGCTTGCGGAAGCGGCCCGGGTGGGGACGGCAAGACCGTGACGCTGGGGTCGAACGCCTCCGACGAGGTGCCCCGCAAGGCGTTCCAGGACGCGTTCGACCTGTTTGAGAAGAAATCAAAGAAGAAGGTCGAGGTCAACACCGTCGACCACAACACGTTCCAGGAGAACATCAACCGCTATCTGCAGGGCCGGCCGGACGACGTTTTCATGTGGTTCGCCGGCTACCGCATGCAGTTCTTCGCCGAGCGCGGGCTGCTCACGGAGATCAGCGACCTGTGGAAGGGCTTCGACGGGTTCTCCGGCGCGCTGAAGGACCAGTCCACCGGCGCCGACGGCAAGCAGTACTTCGTGCCGTTCTACTACTACCCGTGGGCGGTCTTCTACCGGAAGAGCGTCTTCGAGCAGGGCGGCTACGAGATACCGACGACCTTCGACCAGTACACCGCCCTGGCCAAGCAGATGCAGAAGGACGGCCTGGTCCCGTTCGCCTTCGGCGACAAGGACGGCTGGCCGGCCATGGGCACGTTCGACTATCTCGACATGCGCGCCAACGGGTACGAGTTCCACAAGTCGCTGATGGCCGGCGAGGAGTCCTGG from Streptomyces sp. CMB-StM0423 includes the following:
- a CDS encoding ABC transporter substrate-binding protein, with amino-acid sequence MTRRSLLRGAALGAGAVTLPTLLAACGSGPGGDGKTVTLGSNASDEVPRKAFQDAFDLFEKKSKKKVEVNTVDHNTFQENINRYLQGRPDDVFMWFAGYRMQFFAERGLLTEISDLWKGFDGFSGALKDQSTGADGKQYFVPFYYYPWAVFYRKSVFEQGGYEIPTTFDQYTALAKQMQKDGLVPFAFGDKDGWPAMGTFDYLDMRANGYEFHKSLMAGEESWTDPRVREVFDLWRGLMPYHDKGANGRTWQEAAQSLAQKKTGMAVLGLPHPGQQFAEADREDLDFFPFPEISPEHGQDAVEAPIDGFLMSSKVKNEEGARELLKFLATPAAEDAYLKSDPNNVAVHSGADTSGYSTLQKKAAEMVSNAKQISQFLDRDTRPDFASTVMIKALQDFIDDPDDIDGLLNGIESQKKTIFAEGQE
- a CDS encoding fumarylacetoacetate hydrolase family protein, yielding MATRDIPSAPADVLPADADAALLVGRLLDPADGGPSLVTVRGDALLDVTALGPTVSDLLEHPDAAGRVRGAAGGRSWPLGEVLAATAAGDAGRARLLAPVDLQVLKAAGVTFADSMMERVIEERAGGVAAAADEIRARIGARLGTRLETVRAGSPEAVELLAWLREQGLWSQYLEVGLGPDAEIFTKGPVLSAVGYGARIGVAEVSEWNNPEPELVLVVASDGRVAGVTLGNDVNLRDVEGRSALLLPQAKDNNASTALGPFVRLTDDAFTVDSVRDATIALSVRGEDGFVLRDSSDMARISRPLETLVAQAVNRRHQYPDGVVLFTGTLFAPTADRGAPGSGFTHREGDLVEISTPLLGTLRNTVTTSEQAPPWDAGIRTLYANLAHRGLLGTPTP
- a CDS encoding NPCBM/NEW2 domain-containing protein; protein product: MRKLPSARRAARPYARAVIGAAGAVALCAVLTAPAAAAPTGAQTQSATAAAKPAAQPGAQPGAQPAAQPAAQPEMRLPDGLAKTPPMGFNNWNSTHCRAEFDHEMVKGIADIFVERGLKDAGYEYVNLDDCWALPQRDADGKLVPDPVRFPDGIKAVADYVHSKGLKIGIYTSAGTKTCNSAGFPGALGHEESDAMQFAEWGIDYLKYDNCNNQGVDAIQRYTKMRDALKAASETTGRPIVYSICEWGQNKPWEWAADVGHLWRTTGDISDNWSSMLGIMKQNLPLAEYAGPGQWNDPDMLEVGNGGMTDTEYRTHFSMWSIMAAPLLIGSDLRTADEATFEILENKDVIAVDQDPLGKQGAVVTSEGGRWVVAKEMADGSRAVALFNESNAPQRISTTAEAVGLPAAEGYRMRDLWQHADYNTGGEISASVPAHGTVMYRVWPGDGAGSYPPAAEFGADATPYVEAGEKAEVTTTFRNTGITAAKNVTVAFDAPEGWQVETGSPTTAKQLKPGAKLTTTWQVTAPAGAGTGRQEFPLSAEYAAPSGKTVSLTSAGAAYVVASPPAGTAYASDWEWLEAGNGWGPVERDTSVGEQPAGDGKPLTIGGQAYAKGLGVHAASDIGFYTGEECGTFSAQVGVDDETGTNGSVSFEVWADGAKVADSGVLTGDKAAQPLSADIGDAQTVRLVVTDGGDGVNYDHGDWAEAKFTC
- a CDS encoding ROK family protein, which produces MVAAQPTELVAALDIGGTKTAAALVDVGGRLLARAQRPTPATADGATIAAAVTGALRDLAAADPAGWARATAVGIGSAGPVDASVGTVSPVNIPGWRDYPLVTAVSEAAGGLPVVLVGDGVAMAAGEHWQGAARGRSAALCMVVSTGVGGGLVLDGRPYPGPTGNSGHIGHISVDLDGDPCPCGGRGCVERIASGPNIARRALAAGWTPGPDGDDTAAGVAAAARAGDPVALASFDRAAKALAAGIAATATLVEIEAAVIGGGVAAAGELLFAPVRQHLKAYAALSYAADVAVVPAHLGTDAGLIGAAAAAAQKLGLRRFTASG
- a CDS encoding DUF6986 family protein, giving the protein MVAQDDSAATSIGAPVRARIAAALAPVDAELARRYPGDPGTRQPVHTVYVPADAFGARTVREWGRRALDALDAHAPDAGVLAAALGLPAGAAAEVYDRVRAKLAREPVEDLRVDFEDGYGPRPDDEEDAAAVAAARLVADAVAAGGAPPYAGIRAKCLEAAVRDRGIRTLDLFLTALLRAGGGTLPDGLVLTLPKVTYPEQVSAMAALLGEFERVHGLAAGRLGFEIQIETTQAILGADGRATVARMIDAAGGRATGLHYGTFDYSAACGVSAAHQSMDHPVADHAKAVMQAAAAGTGVRLSDGSTNVLPVGGTAQVHAAWRLHYGLVRRSLARAYYQGWDMHPGHLPTRYAAVYAFYREGLDAACARLTAYAGRAGGAGAGAVLDEPATARALSGYLLRGLDCGAVDEAEVTDRTGLGRTELDTLAGRRPRG
- a CDS encoding LacI family DNA-binding transcriptional regulator — its product is MKDVAARAGVGLKTVSRVVNDEPGVTQETERRVREAIDALGFRRNDSARILRKGRTATVGLVLEDLADPFYAPLSGAVEEVARAHGSLLIHGSSGEDPAREEELVLALCARRVDGLVVVPASTDHLYLEPELAAGVAAVFVDRPPGRISADTVLSDNYGGARRAVEHLVGHGHRRIGFIGDHPRIHTAAERLRGYRSAMADAGLPVAAGWTSPGSTEPARVAAECVRMTSGSDPVTALFTGNNRVTVTAVRTLTAGGRTAALVGFDDFELADLLSPGITVVAQDPAELGRRAAARLFQRLDGAVGDPDRLVLPTRLITRGSGEQPPVP